One Nocardioides luti DNA window includes the following coding sequences:
- a CDS encoding C39 family peptidase, protein MPRPRTIAIGALAALLVATPFIPRGGDPDGSLLPSGKEKYDALATSGTAVAGRVTPAMQAEIDRVVAQGRALGRLSGKAATTSLVDDLVRCANFEGQTYCLGSGWTESSPAEVRARAAAAARTLAARPAGTTTTTGDLDVLGTLRRTAALSPDARAAAERRELTDAARSVAKVWLLRHEIQGEPLPDGFLEAHPEARASAPTAGTTAAKASASPSPSPSASPTAAPAPTAKRKTRKDYPRRATVLDPSQVAEQERTYWCGPTTMQMITWGWKQEDLGQAHWADKLGTTTGGTAISDMVRVVNQNTGWDGKDYAGTYITLDIKDYTYQQWLLLTMRHIVDYKAPMIFHPILLKKYYPYLDDDASGHFQAGRGYDKRGKKTTVVSYFEPWNQQRFDPSEPYIARVQWRWAYKSYRANEAHFQHNIGV, encoded by the coding sequence ATGCCCCGCCCCCGCACGATCGCCATCGGTGCACTCGCCGCCCTGCTCGTCGCCACCCCCTTCATCCCACGCGGCGGCGACCCGGACGGCTCGCTGCTGCCCTCCGGCAAGGAGAAGTACGACGCCCTCGCGACGTCCGGCACGGCCGTGGCCGGCCGGGTCACCCCCGCGATGCAGGCGGAGATCGACCGCGTCGTCGCCCAGGGCCGTGCCCTCGGCCGGCTGAGCGGCAAGGCCGCGACGACCAGCCTGGTCGACGACCTCGTGCGCTGCGCGAACTTCGAGGGCCAGACCTACTGCCTGGGCTCGGGCTGGACCGAGAGCTCGCCCGCCGAGGTCCGCGCCCGGGCCGCCGCCGCGGCGCGCACCCTGGCCGCCCGGCCCGCCGGCACCACCACGACGACCGGCGACCTCGACGTCCTCGGCACGCTGCGGCGTACCGCCGCGCTCTCCCCCGACGCCCGCGCCGCCGCCGAGCGCCGCGAGCTGACCGACGCCGCCCGCTCGGTGGCCAAGGTGTGGCTGCTGCGCCACGAGATCCAGGGCGAGCCGCTCCCCGACGGCTTCCTCGAGGCGCACCCGGAGGCCCGCGCGAGCGCCCCGACCGCCGGGACCACCGCCGCCAAGGCGTCGGCCAGCCCTTCGCCGAGCCCGTCCGCGAGCCCGACGGCGGCCCCGGCGCCGACCGCGAAGCGCAAGACCCGCAAGGACTACCCGCGCCGGGCGACCGTGCTCGACCCCTCGCAGGTCGCCGAGCAGGAGCGCACCTACTGGTGCGGCCCGACGACCATGCAGATGATCACGTGGGGCTGGAAGCAGGAGGACCTCGGCCAGGCGCACTGGGCCGACAAGCTCGGCACCACGACGGGCGGCACCGCGATCAGCGACATGGTCCGCGTGGTCAACCAGAACACCGGCTGGGACGGCAAGGACTACGCCGGCACGTACATCACGCTGGACATCAAGGACTACACCTACCAGCAGTGGCTGCTGCTGACGATGCGCCACATCGTCGACTACAAGGCGCCGATGATCTTCCACCCGATCCTGCTGAAGAAGTACTACCCCTACCTCGACGACGACGCCTCGGGCCACTTCCAGGCCGGCCGCGGCTACGACAAGCGCGGCAAGAAGACGACCGTCGTGAGCTACTTCGAGCCGTGGAACCAGCAGCGCTTCGACCCCTCCGAGCCCTACATCGCGCGGGTGCAGTGGCGCTGGGCCTACAAGTCCTACCGGGCCAACGAGGCGCACTTCCAGCACAACATCGGCGTCTGA
- a CDS encoding SGNH/GDSL hydrolase family protein produces the protein MSTAPAFRRYVALGDSFTEGVGDPDPTRPNGLRGWADRVAEVLIGGSDDATYANLAIRGRKLEGIVAEQVEPAVALEPDLVTIYAGANDILRPRVDLDALAATYDAALARLAATGARLLVWTAFDPGGSAIYRPVRGRFALYNEHVRESADRHGASVVDFWRLREYRDWRFWDADRMHMGPAGHQRMAIEVLDTLGVAHDLAPLDLADEATPSRREQLREDLAWARTSAAPWVHRRLTGRSSGDTVGPRYPALDRIPGLVLGATAPTPASPGGH, from the coding sequence ATGAGCACCGCGCCCGCCTTCCGCCGCTACGTCGCCCTGGGCGACTCGTTCACCGAGGGCGTGGGCGACCCCGACCCGACCCGCCCCAACGGCCTGCGCGGCTGGGCCGACCGGGTCGCCGAGGTGCTGATCGGTGGCAGCGACGACGCGACCTACGCCAACCTGGCGATCCGCGGCCGCAAGCTCGAGGGCATCGTGGCCGAGCAGGTCGAGCCCGCCGTCGCGCTCGAGCCGGACCTCGTCACGATCTACGCCGGCGCCAACGACATCCTCCGCCCCCGCGTCGACCTGGACGCCCTCGCCGCGACGTACGACGCCGCGCTGGCGCGCCTGGCCGCCACCGGCGCCCGGCTGCTCGTGTGGACCGCCTTCGACCCGGGCGGGTCGGCGATCTACCGACCGGTGCGCGGCCGGTTCGCGCTCTACAACGAGCACGTCCGCGAGAGCGCCGACCGGCACGGCGCCTCGGTCGTCGACTTCTGGCGGCTGCGCGAGTACCGCGACTGGCGCTTCTGGGACGCCGACCGCATGCACATGGGACCGGCCGGCCACCAGCGGATGGCGATCGAGGTGCTCGACACCCTCGGCGTCGCGCACGACCTGGCCCCCCTCGACCTCGCCGATGAGGCGACCCCGAGCCGCCGCGAGCAGCTGCGCGAGGACCTCGCCTGGGCCCGGACCTCGGCGGCCCCGTGGGTGCACCGCCGGCTGACCGGGCGCTCGTCGGGCGACACGGTCGGGCCGCGCTACCCGGCGCTGGACCGGATCCCCGGCCTCGTGCTCGGCGCCACGGCCCCGACGCCGGCGTCTCCCGGCGGTCACTGA